A region from the Aegilops tauschii subsp. strangulata cultivar AL8/78 chromosome 5, Aet v6.0, whole genome shotgun sequence genome encodes:
- the LOC109786479 gene encoding probable UDP-glucosyl transferase 73B6, with the protein MEAAAGVSAGSDGGRRPLRVFFLPFFARGHLIPMTDLACRMAAARPAEVEATMVVTPANATLIATTVTRAVDAGHAVRLLRYPFPDVGLESGVECLGTVAQHDAWRVFRAVDLSQPIHEKLLLEHRPDAVVADVPFWWVTDIAAKIGVPRLTFHPVGIFAQLAMNNLYAIRSDIIRDGVAAPSVIVPGMPGKEIAIPPSELPEFLLQDAVLSMEWDNIKAAQLAGFGVIVNTFADLEKPYCDEYRRVDARRAYFVGPVSLPLDSAVHRGGDGNVDCLEWLSTKPSRSVVYACFGSWACFSTRQIRELALGLEASNKPFLWVVRSEDSDGLWAPEGWEQRVADRGMVVRGWAPQLAVLAHPSVGAFLTHCGWNSVLEAASAGLPVLTWPLVFEQFINERLVTEVATFGARLWDGGKRNVRVEDADTVPAEAIGRAVAGFMEGGERWEKMRARAWELAERARAAVSENGSSWRDLHRVIDDLTEANASRVHSNGDS; encoded by the coding sequence ATGGAGGCTGCTGCGGGTGTGAGCGCCGGCAGTGATGGCGGGAGGCGCCCGCTGCGGGTGTTCTTCCTGCCCTTCTTCGCGCGGGGGCACCTCATCCCGATGACCGACCTGGCGTGCCGCATGGCCGCGGCGCGGCCGGCGGAGGTGGAGGCCACGATGGTGGTGACGCCGGCCAACGCGACGCTGATCGCCACCACGGTCACGCGCGCCGTGGACGCGGGGCACGCGGTGCGCCTGCTCCGCTACCCGTTCCCGGACGTCGGCCTCGAGAGCGGGGTGGAGTGCCTCGGCACCGTCGCCCAACACGACGCCTGGCGGGTGTTCCGCGCCGTCGACCTTTCGCAGCCGATTCACGAGAAGCTGCTCCTGGAGCACCGCCCCGACGCCGTTGTCGCCGATGTGCCCTTCTGGTGGGTCACGGACATCGCCGCCAAGATCGGCGTCCCGCGCCTCACGTTCCACCCCGTCGGCATCTTCGCTCAACTCGCCATGAACAACCTCTACGCCATCCGCTCGGACATAATCCGGGACGGCGTTGCCGCCCCGTCAGTCATCGTGCCGGGGATGCCAGGGAAGGAGATCGCCATCCCGCCGTCGGAGCTCCCGGAGTTCCTCCTCCAGGACGCCGTTCTTTCTATGGAGTGGGACAACATCAAGGCGGCCCAGCTCGCCGGCTTCGGAGTGATCGTGAACACCTTCGCCGACCTCGAAAAACCGTACTGCGACGAGTACAGACGCGTCGACGCGCGCCGCGCCTACTTCGTCGGCCCCGTCAGCCTGCCGTTGGACTCCGCCGTGCACCGGGGCGGCGATGGCAACGTGGACTGTCTAGAGTGGCTATCGACCAAGCCGAGCCGATCGGTGGTGTACGCCTGCTTCGGGAGCTGGGCTTGCTTCTCAACGCGCCAGATCCGCGAGCTCGCGCTGGGGCTGGAGGCCTCGAACAAGCCATTCCTGTGGGTGGTCCGCTCCGAGGACTCCGACGGCCTGTGGGCGCCGGAGGGATGGGAGCAGCGCGTTGCCGACCGCGGCATGGTCGTCCGAGGGTGGGCACCGCAGCTGGCGGTGCTGGCCCACCCATCGGTGGGCGCGTTCCTGACGCACTGCGGGTGGAACTCGGTGCTGGAGGCTGCGTCGGCAGGCTTGCCGGTGCTGACGTGGCCGCTGGTGTTCGAGCAGTTCATCAACGAGCGGCTGGTCACCGAGGTGGCGACGTTCGGCGCGCGCTTGTGGGACGGCGGCAAGCGCAACGTGAGAGTGGAGGACGCGGACACCGTGCCAGCAGAGGCGATCGGTCGGGCGGTGGCCGGGTTCATGGAGGGCGGAGAGCGGTGGGAGAAGATGAGGGCAAGAGCATGGGAGCTGGCTGAGAGGGCGCGTGCCGCGGTCAGCGAGAATGGGTCGTCGTGGCGCGATTTACACCGCGTGATCGACGATCTGACTGAGGCTAATGCCTCGAGGGTTCACAGCAACGGGGACTCATAG